In one window of Kitasatospora sp. MMS16-BH015 DNA:
- a CDS encoding putative Ig domain-containing protein, whose protein sequence is MRRTPRIPLPRRLALTAVAAATALAGALAAPATAAHASVTRYRAGSAADVSRSSWSGPAFTFNGDGAVVTDTMTKAVTAITGGTGTMDVTVLADSAATSGSQTPECDVIMTLPGINSCTTDIVPDAASAADSQVNTDVRNAEFVYFAGGNQCVYASWKGTPLQASVQSVVAKGGGSGGGSAGTHINSAVVYDACGNGGSGTDSPTALANPYDPSISFTTGMFNWPNYAGTINDSHFVTRDRMGRTMAFVARALKDGLTTGGKAWGVGVEQGGGSLFMDKNGLATLSGADAYVVLGDHQPEQAVSGKPLTFSGYKIWHLTAGQTFDFKNRPTCGYYLKSVTAGVADAGLYSGTPVTTCQSGGNTVTVASPGAQTTAPGSAVSLQLSATDSAAGQSLTWNAGGLPAGLTVNAATGLISGTPGAAGSYSVAVTATDSTGASGSTTFSWTVGASAGSTYAEVEPNDSRSAADDITGLGYPLTVSGSMKSSSDRDYFKLALTSGQKITVNCAIPSAYDADLYLLDSSGADLVRSVNNGYGAAESVTYTAGSTGTYYLDVEAYAGSGSATYGCTLTKA, encoded by the coding sequence ATGCGTCGCACCCCTCGGATCCCCCTGCCGAGAAGACTCGCCCTTACCGCGGTCGCCGCCGCGACCGCCCTGGCCGGAGCGCTCGCCGCCCCGGCCACCGCGGCCCACGCTTCCGTGACCCGCTACCGGGCCGGCTCCGCCGCGGACGTGAGCCGGTCGTCCTGGAGCGGGCCCGCGTTCACCTTCAACGGAGACGGCGCGGTCGTCACCGACACCATGACGAAGGCCGTCACCGCCATCACCGGCGGCACCGGCACCATGGACGTCACCGTCCTGGCCGACTCCGCCGCCACCAGCGGCAGCCAGACCCCCGAGTGCGACGTCATCATGACGCTGCCCGGCATCAACTCCTGCACCACCGACATCGTCCCCGACGCCGCGAGCGCCGCCGACTCGCAGGTGAACACGGACGTCCGCAACGCGGAGTTCGTCTACTTCGCCGGTGGCAACCAGTGCGTCTACGCCTCCTGGAAGGGCACCCCCCTGCAGGCCTCCGTCCAGTCCGTGGTCGCCAAGGGCGGTGGCTCCGGTGGGGGCAGCGCGGGCACCCACATCAACAGCGCGGTCGTCTACGACGCCTGCGGCAACGGCGGGAGCGGCACCGACTCTCCCACCGCCCTGGCCAACCCGTACGACCCCTCCATCAGCTTCACCACCGGCATGTTCAACTGGCCCAACTACGCGGGCACGATCAACGACTCGCACTTCGTCACCCGCGACCGGATGGGCCGCACCATGGCCTTCGTCGCCCGCGCCCTCAAGGACGGTCTGACCACCGGCGGCAAGGCCTGGGGAGTGGGCGTGGAGCAGGGCGGCGGCTCCCTGTTCATGGACAAGAACGGCCTGGCCACCCTGAGCGGCGCCGACGCCTACGTCGTGCTGGGAGACCACCAGCCCGAGCAGGCCGTCTCCGGCAAGCCCCTCACCTTCTCCGGCTACAAGATCTGGCACCTGACCGCAGGTCAGACCTTCGACTTCAAGAACCGCCCCACCTGCGGCTACTACCTCAAGAGCGTCACCGCCGGCGTCGCCGACGCCGGCCTGTACAGCGGCACCCCGGTGACCACCTGCCAGAGCGGCGGCAACACCGTCACCGTGGCCAGCCCCGGCGCCCAGACCACCGCGCCCGGCAGCGCCGTGTCGCTGCAGCTGTCGGCCACCGACTCCGCCGCCGGCCAGAGCCTGACCTGGAACGCCGGCGGCCTGCCCGCCGGGCTCACGGTCAACGCCGCCACCGGCCTGATCTCCGGCACCCCCGGCGCGGCGGGCAGCTACAGCGTCGCCGTCACCGCCACCGACTCCACCGGCGCCTCCGGCAGCACCACCTTCAGCTGGACCGTCGGCGCCTCCGCCGGCTCGACGTACGCCGAAGTCGAGCCCAACGACAGCCGCAGCGCCGCCGACGACATCACGGGCCTCGGCTACCCGCTCACCGTCTCCGGCAGCATGAAGAGCAGCAGCGACCGCGACTACTTCAAGCTCGCCCTGACCAGCGGGCAGAAGATCACCGTCAACTGCGCGATCCCCAGCGCCTACGACGCCGACCTCTACCTCCTCGACAGCTCCGGCGCCGACCTCGTACGGTCCGTCAACAACGGCTACGGCGCCGCCGAGTCCGTCACGTACACCGCCGGCTCGACCGGTACCTACTACCTGGACGTGGAGGCCTACGCCGGCTCCGGCAGCGCCACGTACGGCTGCACCCTGACCAAGGCCTGA